The Pyrus communis chromosome 14, drPyrComm1.1, whole genome shotgun sequence sequence CAGGTCTGAGGTCTCACGTGTTCTTCTCATTTATCTTGCTATACATCATTTTGGGTTGTATAACAGATAAGGTTAAGCTCATATTTTCTCTCATTCTTTATACTTATAACAAAACATATCCCATGTTGCTTAGAACACGCACTCAAGTTTgatctcttttctcttttagtatattttggatgaatttgggTAAAATTATACACTTTTTAGGTTTAGCATGTATACCACTAACATCATGGATATTAACTCCAACTTAACTACATATTATTATTAGGTGTGAAGTTTTACTATCATATGTCCGATATGAAAATTTATTCTCAAACATAGAATATAAAATTTATTCTATCATTTAAATGCATATTATTTTATCATATGTCCAATATGAAAATTTATTCTCAAACAtagaatataaaacaaaaacacataTGTAAACTGAACTCTTGGAATTAGCTTAAATAATGGAATTAAACGGGAAAATGTGAAAAGATTAGACAAAACCAAGGGTTCATATCTAATATGAGGTATTGGCCGATTTCTCATTTGAACTTTTAAGAAACTACCAATTTTCTCTCTGAACTATAGTTTTAATGGATTATTCCTCTGTAACTTTTATAATTGACCAATTTTAGATTCGAATCTTGTGAATGGTAAATGTAATACCATATTCGGTTACTCATTGTGTAATTTAGCCAAACTCTCCCTCTCtgtagtgtaaaaatatatcattggactaaaaaagaaaaacaaaaccctagttTCGAATGATTATATCTCGCGTAAGTACCTAcccaaagaagaaaacaaatattaatCATTTGACtttaatttcctttttgttctctaacaaaacaatatattttaatttacgAAGAAAAGATTGGAACGTAGACATAAAGACGAGAGCACACTATCCCATTAACGGGTTACTTCACATGCAACAAAAAATAACTGGCGACAATGGGGTTACATGATTGAGTTAAAGATGCTTTCATACGGGTGAAGCCTGCAAATAGCGTAGCCGCATGCCAATAATTCTAGAGGTAGCATGTATCTGTGTTCCTTTACATGCATGTGTGCAAAGCCTTCCCAAATAACTGGCGATATAGAATAGTATATAGGTCGACATCACATGCCACTATTATTCCTTGGTCAGTAGTAATGCGTTGATCCTATCATAAAATCATAGCTTTAGTAAGTCATGCTAATTCTAGTTATATGCACATGAATCATGTACAATTGGAGCATCATAAGACACCTTCTACTACATTTTAGTaatatttttattctatttgtAAGTAAAAGATTTTAAGTTCAAAATTCGTAGATGATAAATTTAGTACCAAATTATGATTTAGCACAATCTTTAATCCTCtagtataaatatatcattgtattaaaaaagtgaaaataaaaagaagagaagagCAACCAAATTGATAGAGGAAATTTGGTTAGTGCTCTTTATCGTTTTCATGGTCCATGTCAAGTAATAGGGCCCAAATTTCTCTTTTAGTTCTTTCTTCAGGTTTCATTGTGTTGTACTACTTGTTACCTGTGTATGTAAATGGTGAATGGCTGTAACAGGTGCCAGTAAATATCATTTGGTACATTGTCGATATTACAAACTATTAGTGTAATTCAGTCAATGTACCAAATATTGTAAATTAATGTTGGATAATGAACTCTCTTTTTTCTATTATATTTTAACTGGCTACTAAGATTAATATTTACGTATTTTCATTTTAGGTGCGGGAATCTTTGGGCATTTGTCAGACTCGTTTTTAGGAAGAAAGGGCTCCCTAACCGTTGTTTGCATTGTGAATACGATCTTCGGCTGCCTAACAGCATTCTCCCCAAACTACTGGACCTACGTCCTCTTCCGCCTCCTCACCGGCTTCAGCACAGGTGGGGTTGGTCTATGTGCCTTCGTCCTTGCCACAGAACCTGTCGGTCCTACAAAGCGTGGTGCAGCAGGAATGTCCACATTCTACTTCTTCTCAACAGGAATTGCAATCCTCTCTTGTGTTGCGTACATTTTCCCACAATGGCGCGAGCTCTACATTGTCTCCTCAATCCCATCATTGCTCTTCTTGCTCGTTGTCCTACCATTTGTCTCTGAGTCCCCAAGGTGGTACCTCATACGAGGAAGAATATCTGAAGCCATGAAACTAATGCGCGTAATTGCAAAGTCCAACAAGAACTACCTTCCTGAGGGAGTTGTCCTAACCCTAGACGAAGAAGCAAGCAATGATAATAGTACTACTATTACAAACGAGGATGACCAAACGTTCAAGGAACTATTGGAGAGAAAAGAAGCAATAAGTGGTTCTCTAATTGATGTGATGAAGTCTCCAGTTACTCGAATTCGGTTATTCCTAGCTGTGACCATAAATTTCTTGTGCTCGGTCGTGTACTATGGTTTGAGTTTGAACGTTGTCAACCTCGAAACCAACCTCTACATCAACGTGCTACTCAATGCCGTGGCGGAAATGCCAGCTTTCACAATCACAGCAATATTACTGGACAAGTATGGAAGGAAGCCACTGGCAATTGGGACACTATGGTTTAGtggggttttttgttttcttgggaTCTTGGTGGGGAATGTTGGGGTGTGGAAAGTTGTTAGGATGGTGTGCGGGATTTTGGGGATTTTTGGGATGGCGGGGACTTACAATTTGCTTTTTATTTACACCACGGAGTTGTTTCCGACTGTGGTGAGGAATGCAGCGCTTGGATGTGCCACACAAGCCGCACAAATGGGGGCGATTTTGGCCCCGTTTGTGGTGGTTTTGGGCGGGGGTTTGCCGTTTGCAGTGTTTGCCATGTGTGGGATTGTGGGTGGGATGTTTGCATTTTATTTGCCGGAGACGTTGAATAAGCCTTTGTATGATACATTGACTGGGATGGAGGATGGGGAGGGTGCTTTCAGAAGTGTGTGAATTTGTCACTTCCTGATTATAATAAGTCTGTAAGATTGACATTGTATCTTTTTAATTAACGTTATCAGTACGTAGCATAAATTGTTAATCCGTAGCAAATAGTACAGGTAATGTACGAATGCATATATATGACCAAAAACCACACTACAAAATAATTATCCCTGCAAGAGGTTACAGAAACCACACCGCATGCTTTTCACTTATAATTTCAATCTGCTTCTCTTCCGAAGGCAAAAACCTCCCATTGTCAACAGCTTAGCCTCCTACCATCCAGCTGCCAATTACTTAAAttcatattttcttaattttgacgACGTATATAAGCGAAGCGACTACAATCCAGCTCCCCTGTTGAGAGTACATGCATTGAAAAATGAAGCTTTGCTAAGTacatagtttaattaattttgagcCTCTCTACGttattgccaattaattttaggaTATTCTAATAAAACATAAACTAGAGTGACCTCAGTTTTCATAACTTTGACAAACCAAACAAGGCTGAATTGGATCAGACACTACTTTTGCCAATTGCCATGCATGTGCATTTTTTTTAGTGAAGTGCCTTTTTAGCTAGTAGTTGAcgatcacaacaacaacaaagccccATGGATCCGTCTATTAGACTCTCCCAACCCTTGGGGCAAAAATATGAATCCCTCCAAATTTAGTCAACAAAAAACTTAATGAACTAGATTATGCTCCATTTCCAACAGATTACGCACTAGACTATGAGTCACTCTGTTGAGTTGAAAGGGTGATTCATTTGACGATCTATGGCTGCTCAGCTTATCTATCTCTAATCTTGCAGGCTCAATGAAAATTAAAACGACATATTTATATCCCGCTCGTCACTTTCTAcgttaatataaacaaatattgCCAGTCCATGATGATATGATATCCAACGGTTTACCATGTATGAACATTTGCATCAACTCCCTAATACTATACACCTTGGACAGACTAAGGTAGTGATGCGATATAGGATACCTTGTTTCAAGACTGTTGAAAGGTTCTGTATTAATTTTTGGGATCTCTTCTTTTGtcatgaaatttgaaaattttcttttcttttgtcgtGGTCGGATTGAATTTGAAATCTCTTACTCTTGAAGAGAATTTTAATTGGAAATTGTTTTTTTAAGAGCAATATTCTGCcttaaattgttttgttttttaagtttaatattctaccttattaaaattataaacaaaacaaTTTCCAGTTAAACTTAATTTCCAGTTTAGCATTTAATTAGACTCAACTTGAGTTATGAAACAAAAGCCAAATGTAAGTGGATTGGATGAACAATTGGAAACCTAAACAAATAAATGGAAAATATACAAATGTACTATTCGAGTACAATGGTACAATACAAGAAGGCTTTTTAGTTGTTATTTTCCTAAAGTTCATATACACACACTCTCATTTCATTATCCCACCCAGTTTCGAGCATGAATAACCGGCTGCTATTGCAAGTTCATCCCATGATATCAAAACATAAAAGGCATCGGAGAGAACGCCGGAATCGCAAATGAAGCTCGCCTGAAAAAAATTCCATACAATGTGTAATCAATTTACAACCAATAATAAGAGAAATGATAACtaatcaatttaatttaattatgtttcctgGTTTCGTTTGATTTATTAATTCCCATTATTTGAAACAAAGAGTGAAGTATGTTAGGGAAAAAATGGGAGTGTGGTTAACAATTTTCTAATAACAAAACCAAACACAAATGAAACAACGTCGTGGTCTAAAGAAAGCAAAACATCCGATGCTTTTACTATTTTGCTATGTACTATATTTTACTATTCACGTACCAGTAATCTTCGTCGTGGCTGCGGACCTGAACTTTTGTTCGATCATGACCGCTCTTCCTCTTCACGGATCTCTCGATCCCAGCCGTTCGATCCACTACCATCGCAGCAACGTTATCCTCGGAAATTGAGCTTAGCGACGGCCTCCAATCGCACGAATTTACTGAGCTCCTGCGCTTTCTGCTGCAGCGTATCATTCCGCTCGGCGCCATCACCAGCGACCTCGTCTCCTCAGAAAGCGGAGCCGGCTCGCTGGTGGATGTTGCGGGGCGTGTGGCCCTGCAGCACGAGACGAACTCTAAAAAGAACTTCATGGCGTGATTTTGCTGTTACGATGTGCGTTACCTGAGAATTGTGTGAAAGAGGGGCTCGAAATTGTTGAGATTTACGGTTTGTGCCATTGGCGGGATCTCATTTTCGTCTAGGGTTCAGGCTATTTAGTTTCAGGCTGAAGAGATAGAAGGTTTTGGGGAGTGGACTTTGTCCCTGGCTCTCCTCTGGTTTTTGTGGGAGAGCGAGGATTTTATAATATGCGTTTGGTTTGGGTGGATATGTTGTTGGGATTTATCTGAAGCATGCGATCAGACTGGGCATGGTTTTGTGGGATTATTACAATTGTGCCCCTGTTTTCGACCGTGTAATTTGCATGGAACTAGTTCACTATCATGTTTGCAGGTGGCATTATGATCCAATAGTAAAATCATTTGAACAAAAacttacatatattatattattaaataaaaacgtTATGCTAAAAGTGAATCTATTTCATATACATCTTTTCCTTATTTCCAATCATAATGAATTTATGGAATGACATGGTGTGTAGAGTAGTGCATCTCTGTGGCTCTGTCTACAaagaaaatttgacattttcaaTTTGATTCAATATGCTTTTTTGGTAAATTGAATCAATATTCAATGTCCAATCTGATTCAATATTCGGGGGCCACATGATTTGTAATGATAAAATATTGCGGAAAGAGGAAGTATAGAAAATACATATAAGGAGCCCCATGATTTTGATCCTTATCAATTCAAATCTTCTTCTTAATtatcaaataaatttttaatgggTAAGATATGCAAGTAAAAATGTATTTTATAGCGCAAGTGGTAGGGGCGTACAACGGACAAAAAAAATGGCATAAAAGAGAGTTtacatgcttttttttttttttttgttaaacgctagatttttgttagattagatgttaaattagttACCGACAGAGTTTGAACTTTCGCTGTCATACAATAGCTCATCACCTTTCCATCACTGTGGTAAGGGGTTGGATTTGTTAGGACTAATGGCATGTGTTTTGATGAATGAAATTGTAAGAAATGAGTGTCATTCTTATTTATGCATTTAcgaacaactttttttttctttgaacagaCGATGTCATCTACACTAAAGGAGTGGGGATgagcttagccttacaatgactagtaataatgtggttcaaattcgtttttaacgaaaatcgaacttaagatctttcacctacaaataaaaatgaatgtcTCTCACTTAAGTTGGCTGCCTCAGTGGATTCTCCCTATAGCCGCCCTAACCACGTCGTACCATTAACATAATAATATGTGggacattttatttttcatgttgaAAGGCATGCTTATTCTTAAATGACACAAGGCAATTAACTCTTTAAATACTTCATGTAATCACTTGAAAACAACACcgtaaaacataaataaataaaaattaaaaaaaaaaaattaatgatcgCCAACTGTGATTGTAGAAAGGTTACATCACGTCagcttttaaatttattaaattttgtatatttaGAATGTGAACGTCAGAAAGAAAAGGAAGCGGATTctcttttgattcattttgttgaaattttaggaattttcatattttaatcttaatcgtatatcgtgtgattATTTTTCGTtagatattatttttatttaattttaaataaaaaaaagttaaatgattttttaccgCATAATACATgataaatgattaaaatgtaaGAATTCTTAAGATCTCACATAATCAATCTAGATGGAATCTAATTCCTTCGTAAAGTGACTTGTAAATGCCACTTTTCTTATTCAAAATATGTGTcactttttttctcaaaaaaaataaaataaaataaaaacaaaaaataaaaagtaaaaaaaaaataaaagtgtcACTTTGTATACGGTTGATACGTAATTACAAATTGCTTTGATGTGGTTTGCTGTCCTGGACTTGTGGTGGGTAATCAAGTTATGACAAAGGTATGGAATTTGGATTTATTCTTAAATACCAccgatattattattttatgctacacaaataaaaaataataattaaagtcTAAACATAAAACGTAATAAGTTTAAACAAGAAGACACCATCCCCCAAGATAACACACCACttataactttttaaaattctacCAATAATATTACTTGGTGTGCATAACTTACCAAAACCTAAATTAAAAAAGCATAAACATGCCCCAAATAAAGGGCgacaaattaatcaaatttatgTCAATAGAGGGCATTTTTATTCAAGAACCTCACCCACAAAACCCAATTATCCTACAAGCCCCATCTGATTATTGTCACGTattaatattttcaacaaattcTTAAACTCCTCTAAATTATATAATGGACTGAGTACTTAAAACCCCCCAACCTTTTAGTATCATTTCAAATTGATCTTaacctttttaaacattccGAACAAAACATCTAACCTATTAAAATATCACATTCGTTAGaccctaatttaatttttgttaaattaactaGGCCAATCACAGCTTTCAAGATTAGCACAAAGGTTGGGATGGGGTTTCGGTGGTAGATTGAGCTTGGAGGTGACAGGGGCTCAATATTTCCCGATCTTCATTTTgtctttcattttatttgtgaatttgtttgtttgtttttttttttttcatcttcgtgtcgctttttaagttatttttattattatttgtgtCACGGTAAGTTAAAAAGTGAGACTCATTGTTGCCACATGtacatttaacaaaaaaattatctgAACTTAACGGatatgacattttcaataggttggGTACTTGTTTCGAATGTTTCAAAAAATTGAGACCAATTTAGAATGACATTAAATCGTTGAAGAGTTTTAGGTACTGAATccttatcaaataaataaattcaattGATGGGTCATAATCTTTGACGTCGGATTACCACATGACAAAAGGTTACTCGCAGTGCTTTGCCTACGGGGATAAACAATATGTTGGCCAACTTTTGCTCCATCCACTACAATCTAACAAATACACTACACGTTTTGTGTATATTAATAACAAGGCGAATTGGATCAATCAACAAAAACGTGCCACATTTGAACCTGTTATTTATAGAAATGCCTGGCAGCCTGGCAATGagttattttcatttatttcttaCACCTAATTCTATGATTTTAGTTCtgcaatatttttcttcttaattttggaAGAGGTTTCGAGTTTGTTTTGACTGTAAAACCCCTCCTCTTACATTATTATTTACAGTTATCCAATAGTATTATAAGTTGCATCCATGAGATTCGTATCAGTCAGAGACAGCACGACACAATGCGAATGACTAACGAAAGCATTCCTCATTTTGAACCACGTAAAAGAGTGAAGGGAGTACAATATGCACCCTTCTCAACAATCCAAATTCATTTCCACCACAATTTTGATTCTAGCAAACGAAACAGTAGTTTATCGATGGCTCTTAGACCAATCATGATTCTCTTTCCTTCTATTCTCCTTCCATTTCCTTCCCTCCTCTCACACTTCCCATTTTGtccttctctctctataaaaaaaacttaatataagatgttaacgtgatttaatcgtgaccgttcaaataggagaggagaaaaggaaaggaaaaaaaaaaaaaaaaaaacaggaagagaatcctactcgTCTCAGACTTCATTCATTTAATCCCAACTTCTACCATaaaattctttctttctgctaAATATCATTCTTGAAAGAAAGCCACAATTCAAGCATCTGTGACTCACTAAATCTGACAGGACCAGTTGTCCCCAAAAATGCTTGCTGCATAGCTGCTGAGAAACGAGGACTCATCTAATATTGTTTCTCATTCCCCCTCTAATTTCCATCCAACCAAAAAACGATTTGTTTGTCCTAATTCGATGACGAGGCCTTAACTTCAAAATATCCAATGTCTGGTCACTTTCACGGCCAGAAATTTTCTCCGGTTGCTTCGATCACAAGGCGGTGCTCGACGGCCATTGGGGCATGTCACGAAATTGTGTGAATGCAATTGGCCGACTAAGGCCACACCTGCACTCGTGTAGTTAAGGGCAGGAGAAGCCATCAAAGACTGAGTTTGTAATGTTCTAGCGAAATTCATCTGCATCTAGCCACCATATGTATGTGTCTACCAAAAGTCCAAAACACACTAAACTTGAAGTGCCAGATCATACATATACGACACTGAACTACAAACTTGCAACTGGAAAACCATGGAAAATGAGGATTTCTTTCTGATAATCAGGTCGACCAATCGCTACATACCAAACGATCTCAACGAGACAAGGCAGGACACACACCACGAAAGCTGACTTGATGGGAGCTAACATGGTTAGTATGACCTTATTAAGAAACATGGCATCGATGAGAAACACAAGAGGGACCAGTACCGACTTAGGCCTAATGGCAACAATTAATCAATAGCCCCAAGGATAATTATCACGAGGATTAGGACTTGGCACTACTGGGGAAGACAATCGGGACCATCACTACTTAATTGAGTAATAGCTTAGGCTTAATGCCAATCAGTAGCACTAATCACATATCGCACAAAGATGACGAAGGAAGCCACATACCTTACATAAAAAGGCCAATAATAATGATCGGCTCACATCGCAGCATGGACTCCTACCTCATAAATGAACTCAAACTCGGATTTCAACTACTCAACAAATTCTAGATGCCTCATGCCTGAAACGCTTACGAGGCATCAGCCTCAAGCTCAGAGAAACTGAATACCCTTCACACAAATTGAAGATACAAAGGAATTGGTGAACTTTAATTTCCAGTTTTTTTCCCGAAGAATAATACAATACCAGACAGCCAACAAGCAAAGTCATCTACCGTTCAAGTTCAAAAAGAGGTCTAGAATATATGATATATCAGTAGAAGTTCCGCTACATGTTGACAAAAGCAAACAGTCTTGCAGACTACATTAAAACATATGAATGAAGCTACATTTGACTTCCCAATCTTGATTGGTTGTCAgattaggacaatccccacctcATTTATGAAATTCCAGGCAATGAAGACCACCCAACCTTACACCGAAAAATGATGAAGTATGATCACTGAATTCTAGCTGGTGATAAATATTATTAACCTGACAAGCTTTCTCGCCTTGGACCCAGGATTTAATAACGGCTATATGGTGAAGCCATATTGTTCTGAGGTGGTGGAGTTGGCTGTCTGGGTCTTGCGTATTCAGCAAATATGACCCAACCATCAAGAAACTacacacaaacaaaacaaaaacttcagTTCCAGGATAGAAAAGTGTGTATACTAAATATTGATAACAAATAAATGGACAACCATTCCCACTATCAATGGAGGAGGAAGGCTGAATCGACATTAATAAACAAAACCCCTAAAAAGTAGCAGTGCCAGAGAAAGGGTGATAAGTAATATCTGAACACTTTCGTATTTTAAAGGGCCTTACAAGTTAAGTAAATTCCCAAACAGGCATCAATAGTGTTTGTTTTGTTCAATGAATGCAAGAAAGAAAACATTGCAgcaataacaaataacaagataactaaatatatataatgtcaaaattatgaaa is a genomic window containing:
- the LOC137716454 gene encoding organic cation/carnitine transporter 4-like; the protein is MPTRSSSSSSDSGGDQSPELRSPLLSNANKPAGEPESEKLCIDDMLQKYCGEFGPYQMKHFVLTSLAWALEAFHTMVMIFADREPAWRCLDGAAGSGCDAGARTVCGLESGSWEWIGGLGSSTVAEWGLVCEEKYKVGLAQALFFGGCMIGAGIFGHLSDSFLGRKGSLTVVCIVNTIFGCLTAFSPNYWTYVLFRLLTGFSTGGVGLCAFVLATEPVGPTKRGAAGMSTFYFFSTGIAILSCVAYIFPQWRELYIVSSIPSLLFLLVVLPFVSESPRWYLIRGRISEAMKLMRVIAKSNKNYLPEGVVLTLDEEASNDNSTTITNEDDQTFKELLERKEAISGSLIDVMKSPVTRIRLFLAVTINFLCSVVYYGLSLNVVNLETNLYINVLLNAVAEMPAFTITAILLDKYGRKPLAIGTLWFSGVFCFLGILVGNVGVWKVVRMVCGILGIFGMAGTYNLLFIYTTELFPTVVRNAALGCATQAAQMGAILAPFVVVLGGGLPFAVFAMCGIVGGMFAFYLPETLNKPLYDTLTGMEDGEGAFRSV
- the LOC137714698 gene encoding uncharacterized protein; the encoded protein is MKFFLEFVSCCRATRPATSTSEPAPLSEETRSLVMAPSGMIRCSRKRRSSVNSCDWRPSLSSISEDNVAAMVVDRTAGIERSVKRKSGHDRTKVQVRSHDEDYWRASFAIPAFSPMPFMF